A window of Brachybacterium fresconis contains these coding sequences:
- the rplO gene encoding 50S ribosomal protein L15 gives MTDKNTDSLLKLHDLRPAPGSKTARTRVGRGEASKGKTAGRGTKGTKARYQVPVGFEGGQMPMHMRLPKLRGFTNPFRVEYQVVNLSTLSELFPEGGTVTVEDLVAQGAVRKNQPVKVLGTGDVSVKLDITAQKFSASAEQKIAAAGGSVTTA, from the coding sequence ATGACTGACAAGAACACCGACAGCCTGCTGAAGCTGCACGACCTGCGCCCCGCGCCGGGATCGAAGACCGCACGCACCCGCGTCGGTCGCGGCGAGGCCTCCAAGGGCAAGACCGCCGGTCGCGGCACCAAGGGCACCAAGGCCCGTTACCAGGTGCCGGTCGGCTTCGAGGGCGGCCAGATGCCGATGCACATGCGTCTGCCCAAGCTGCGCGGCTTCACCAACCCGTTCCGCGTCGAGTACCAGGTCGTGAACCTGTCGACCCTGTCCGAGCTGTTCCCCGAGGGCGGCACGGTCACGGTCGAGGATCTCGTCGCCCAGGGCGCCGTGCGCAAGAACCAGCCCGTCAAGGTGCTGGGGACCGGTGACGTGAGCGTCAAGCTCGACATCACCGCACAGAAGTTCTCCGCCTCGGCGGAGCAGAAGATCGCGGCGGCCGGCGGGTCCGTCACCACCGCGTGA
- the rpmD gene encoding 50S ribosomal protein L30 — protein sequence MMQIKVTQVRSEIGGNQSQRATLRGLGLKRIGDTVVQEDRPEIRGMIRAVTHLVTVEEVD from the coding sequence CTGATGCAGATCAAGGTCACCCAGGTCCGTTCCGAAATCGGCGGCAACCAGAGCCAGCGAGCCACCCTGCGAGGCCTCGGCCTCAAGCGCATCGGTGACACGGTGGTGCAGGAAGACCGCCCCGAGATCCGCGGCATGATCCGCGCCGTCACCCACCTGGTGACGGTCGAAGAGGTGGACTGA
- the rpsE gene encoding 30S ribosomal protein S5, producing MAAQQRSNGPAASGRRDDKSTNTTNERGGRQGGDRGGRQGRGRGQDAEKSTFLERVVSINRVSKVVKGGRRFSFTALVVVGDGDGTVGVGYGKAKEVPSAISKGVEEAKKNFFRVPRIQGTVVHKVQGEDAAGVVMLRPAAPGTGVIAGGPVRAVLECAGVHDVLSKSLGSTNQINIVRATVDALKQLEEPEAVAARRGLPVEDVAPAALLRAQAEGRAAARAEKVGA from the coding sequence ATGGCTGCACAGCAGCGAAGCAACGGTCCCGCGGCCTCCGGCCGGCGGGACGACAAGTCCACCAACACCACCAACGAGCGCGGCGGACGCCAGGGCGGCGACCGCGGTGGCCGTCAGGGCCGCGGACGCGGTCAGGACGCCGAGAAGTCGACGTTCCTCGAGCGTGTCGTGAGCATCAACCGTGTCTCGAAGGTCGTCAAGGGCGGCCGTCGTTTCTCCTTCACCGCCCTCGTGGTGGTCGGTGACGGCGACGGCACGGTCGGCGTCGGCTACGGCAAGGCCAAGGAGGTCCCGTCGGCGATCTCCAAGGGTGTCGAGGAGGCGAAGAAGAACTTCTTCCGCGTCCCCCGCATCCAGGGCACCGTCGTGCACAAGGTCCAGGGCGAGGATGCGGCGGGAGTCGTCATGCTTCGCCCGGCCGCCCCGGGCACCGGCGTGATCGCCGGTGGTCCGGTCCGCGCCGTGCTGGAGTGCGCCGGAGTCCACGACGTGCTCTCCAAGTCGCTCGGCTCGACCAACCAGATCAACATCGTGCGGGCCACCGTCGATGCCCTCAAGCAGCTCGAGGAGCCGGAGGCCGTGGCGGCACGTCGTGGCCTCCCGGTCGAGGACGTCGCCCCGGCGGCGCTCCTGCGGGCCCAGGCCGAGGGCCGCGCCGCGGCGCGCGCCGAGAAGGTGGGTGCCTGA
- the rplR gene encoding 50S ribosomal protein L18 — protein sequence MGYALKHTKGNRGSKLRARGRRHLRVRRRIIGTAGRPRLVVTRSARHVFVQVVDDGVGKTLASASTMETDLRGAESPKADKARTVGTLVAERAKAAGIDSVVFDRGGYKYHGRVAAVADGAREAGLAL from the coding sequence ATGGGTTACGCACTCAAGCACACCAAGGGCAACCGCGGCAGCAAGCTGCGTGCGCGCGGCCGTCGCCACCTGCGGGTCCGTCGCCGCATCATCGGGACCGCCGGGCGTCCGCGCCTGGTCGTCACCCGCTCGGCCCGGCACGTCTTCGTCCAGGTCGTCGACGACGGGGTGGGCAAGACGCTCGCCTCCGCCTCGACCATGGAGACGGACCTGCGCGGCGCCGAATCGCCCAAGGCGGACAAGGCCCGCACCGTCGGCACCCTGGTCGCCGAGCGCGCCAAGGCCGCCGGGATCGACTCCGTCGTGTTCGACCGCGGCGGCTACAAGTACCACGGCCGCGTGGCCGCCGTCGCGGACGGCGCTCGCGAAGCCGGCCTGGCGCTGTGA
- the rplF gene encoding 50S ribosomal protein L6, which translates to MSRIGFRPVPVPAAVTDVSITGRTISVTGPKGELSHEVPSPLTIERNDDGAIVVRRPDDEQDNRALHGLTRTLVSNIVLGVTEGYEKKLEIVGTGYRVTANGTDLEFALGFSHPVTVKAPQGITFAVETPSKFSVSGIDKQHVGQVAAKIRGIRPPEPYKGKGVRYADENVVRKAGKAGK; encoded by the coding sequence ATGTCCCGCATCGGATTCCGACCGGTCCCCGTGCCGGCAGCCGTCACTGACGTCAGCATCACCGGCCGCACCATCTCGGTGACCGGCCCCAAGGGCGAGCTCTCGCACGAGGTACCGTCGCCCCTGACCATCGAGCGCAACGACGACGGCGCGATCGTCGTCCGGCGCCCCGACGACGAGCAGGACAACCGTGCGCTGCACGGGCTGACCCGCACGCTCGTCAGCAATATCGTCCTCGGCGTCACCGAGGGCTACGAGAAGAAGCTGGAGATCGTGGGCACGGGCTACCGTGTGACCGCGAACGGCACCGATCTCGAGTTCGCACTCGGCTTCTCCCACCCCGTCACGGTGAAGGCCCCCCAGGGGATCACCTTCGCCGTCGAGACCCCGAGCAAGTTCTCGGTCTCCGGCATCGACAAGCAGCATGTGGGTCAGGTCGCGGCGAAGATCCGTGGCATCCGCCCGCCCGAGCCCTACAAGGGCAAGGGCGTGCGCTACGCGGACGAGAACGTGGTGCGCAAGGCCGGAAAGGCTGGTAAGTGA
- the rpsH gene encoding 30S ribosomal protein S8, with translation MTMTDPIADMLTRIRNASGAFHETASMPYSKLKARIADILKAEGYILGWREDEAEVGSKLVLELKYSESRERAISGIRRISKPGLRVYAKSTNLPKVLGGLGVAILSTSSGLLTDKQAAQKGVGGEVLAYIW, from the coding sequence ATGACCATGACCGACCCGATCGCGGACATGCTCACGCGGATCCGGAACGCCTCAGGCGCGTTCCACGAGACCGCGTCCATGCCGTACTCGAAGTTGAAGGCCCGCATTGCGGACATCCTGAAGGCAGAGGGCTACATCCTCGGCTGGCGCGAGGACGAGGCCGAGGTGGGCAGCAAGCTCGTCCTCGAGCTGAAGTACTCCGAAAGCCGCGAGCGTGCCATCTCCGGAATCCGGCGCATCTCGAAGCCGGGCCTGCGGGTGTACGCGAAGTCCACGAATCTGCCCAAGGTCCTCGGCGGCCTGGGCGTGGCGATCCTGTCCACGTCCTCCGGCCTCCTGACCGACAAGCAGGCTGCCCAGAAGGGTGTAGGTGGGGAAGTCCTCGCCTACATCTGGTGA
- a CDS encoding type Z 30S ribosomal protein S14, whose product MAKTALIKKSERKPKFAVRAYTRCQRCGRPHSVYRKFGLCRVCLREMAHRGELPGVTKSSW is encoded by the coding sequence ATGGCCAAGACAGCCCTGATCAAGAAGTCGGAGCGCAAGCCGAAGTTCGCGGTGCGCGCCTACACCCGGTGCCAGCGCTGCGGCCGTCCGCACTCCGTGTACCGCAAGTTCGGGCTCTGCCGAGTCTGCCTTCGCGAGATGGCTCACCGCGGTGAGCTCCCCGGCGTCACCAAGAGCAGCTGGTAA